In Zunongwangia profunda SM-A87, the following proteins share a genomic window:
- a CDS encoding copper homeostasis protein CutC yields the protein MTSFIKEACVESLDEALKAEEQGADRIELCADLSQDGITPERDVIRKAKEQLRIPIRVMIRPRGGDFVYTASEVNQMMQDIKFCKVIGVEGVVFGILKENNTLDLGRIAALAAHSSPLKIVIHKAIDETPDILKATEGLTHINGISTILSSGGKATAKEGISILKKMIVVAGNKLEIMPAGRITIGNLDEIHKSIGACAYHGRQIVGEY from the coding sequence ATGACCAGTTTCATAAAAGAAGCCTGTGTAGAATCTTTAGATGAAGCTTTAAAAGCTGAAGAACAGGGTGCAGATCGAATAGAACTATGTGCAGATTTATCGCAGGATGGTATTACCCCGGAAAGGGATGTTATACGAAAAGCTAAAGAACAACTTAGAATTCCTATTAGAGTAATGATTCGTCCGCGCGGAGGCGATTTTGTGTATACTGCTTCCGAAGTTAATCAGATGATGCAGGATATCAAATTTTGTAAAGTGATAGGGGTAGAGGGAGTAGTTTTTGGGATTTTAAAGGAAAACAATACATTGGATTTAGGAAGAATTGCTGCACTGGCAGCACATTCAAGTCCGTTAAAAATAGTAATCCATAAAGCGATCGATGAGACCCCTGATATTTTAAAAGCTACTGAAGGATTAACCCATATTAATGGGATATCAACTATTCTTAGTTCTGGAGGGAAAGCAACTGCAAAAGAAGGAATTTCAATTTTAAAAAAGATGATAGTTGTCGCAGGTAATAAGCTGGAAATCATGCCTGCCGGAAGGATAACTATTGGAAATTTAGACGAAATACATAAAAGTATCGGTGCATGTGCTTATCATGGACGCCAAATTGTTGGTGAGTATTAA